The DNA segment GGGTATTTAATGGCTGTTTTCCCAGCCATCCTATTGGGGATGTTTCTGGGCAGATCGCCAAGAGTCTGGCAAGTAATCGATCCGATTGTCCAGGTACTGCGGCCGGTTGCGCCAGTAGCCTGGTCCCCTTTTATAGTCTTATGGTTTGGAATCGGCAATATGCCGGCGATTGCCATTATTTTTATTGCCGCATTTTTTCCTGTCCTGCTCTCGACTGTCGCAGGAGTCAAAAAAATCAATCCATCGTATTTAAAAATTGCAGAAAATCTGGAAATCCGCAATTGGGAATTGATGTATAAATTCATTTTCCCCGCAGCTTTTCCAGCTGTGGTGAGCGGTTTGCGTTTGGCACTAGGTACAGCCTGGATCTTCCTGGTTGCTGGAGAAATGATTGGGGCGCAATCCGGTCTTGGGTTTCTGATTGTTGATTCAAGAAATACATTGAATCTCGACTATGTTCTGGCAGGCATTATCTTTATCGGAGTATGTGGATTCCTGTTGGACCGAATGATCAGTGTCCTGGAGCGGTGGGTTGGCAAATATTACGGAATGATGGCATAAAAAACTTTGAACAATGGAAATTTTATCCTTAACTTATAGTAAAAGTGTGCTAAAAAAAGAATAGAGATGATTAATCTCCATTCTACTGCAATTCGTATTCAACTGTTTTGACTTGGATGGATTTCGCGCGTTTGCCTGTTTTTTTCGAGTAATAGCCAATTTCAAGCTCTTCGCCAGTAGTGGGGTCAATCAATTTCTTATAGCATTTCTCCAAGTGGCTGCTTCCCCAGATGAGGAGGGAATTGAAGACAGGTTCCAATTCTGTTCCTTTTTTAGTCAAGGTGTATTGGTAGCGTGGTGGATGGACGGAGTAAAGTTCAGATACGACAAGGCCTTGTTCTTCAAGCTCTTTTAATCGCTCGGATAACAGGTTGGAGGAAATGCCGTGCAACGATTTTTTAATATTATTAAAAGTATTTTGGCCGATTAGAATCTCATGGATGATAAGTAAAGTCCATCGATCACCGATGATGTTCAATGTTTGGGCAATATTGCATGGCAGATTATATCTCGTTTTCATATTTCAGCACTCCTTTTGCCTATATTTTAACATAGACTATATAAAAGTGAATAAGGTTGCTTTAAATAACTAAGTATAATAATATAACTTACTAGAAGAGAGAATCTTCAAAAAAATGAAGTGAGGGATCAGCATGACATTATATCTTATTGAAGCATCATTAAAAGGAATCATTTCTAATAAAGAGGAATTGGAACAAAAGGTGGCTGCACTTCAAGAGCAGTTGAAGCAACATTCATCTGAGTTGATTGAAGTACAAGTATCAAATGACTATGCACGCTCGTTCTTCATTATCGAAGGCGCAGACCAGAAAACAGCAGTTGAAGTTTTGAAAAGTGCAGGCATCTCTGCAGATCTTGTGAAAGATGTCCGTTTGGTCGGCAAAGAACTCGATGATGTAAAATCAGGCAAGGACGTCATCAATTATCTGGTGGAATGGAATTTGCCGGAAGATTTGACGATGGATCAATACTTGGCGAGAAAGAAAAAGAATTCGGTTCATTATGAAGAAGTTCCGGAAGTGGTATTCTCAAGAACATATGTCTGTGAAGATATGTCCAAATGCCTGTGCTTCTACGACGCTCCAGATGAAGCTGCTGTTAAACGGGCTCGTGAAGCAGTAAAAACACCAATTGATTCCATTACGGAAATTCAGTCAAACTAAGAAAAAACAATTAGCAGGAGTTGGTTACAATGATGAACAGCGGATTGGAAACAGGCACAACGCTTAAACAGCTGATTGCGCAGGAGTTGAAGCCTTACGTGAAGCGAATCGACGCGGAAGCTTTTTATGCCGAAGATTTCCTGAAAAAAATCGGTCAGGCTGGATGGCTGTCTTCTGATGGGAAATCGCAAGAGGATCTTTTGTTGGATGAAATGGAATTGGTGGAAAGCGTCGCAAAAGTATGCATGACAACCGCTTTTTGTCTTTGGTGCCATCTCGCTGCATTAACGTATCTTCGAAATACAAGCAACGACGTGCTCCAAAAGAAGCTATTGCCTGCTCTGGAAAATGGCCAAATTCTTGGCGCTACCGGT comes from the Paenisporosarcina antarctica genome and includes:
- a CDS encoding winged helix-turn-helix transcriptional regulator yields the protein MKTRYNLPCNIAQTLNIIGDRWTLLIIHEILIGQNTFNNIKKSLHGISSNLLSERLKELEEQGLVVSELYSVHPPRYQYTLTKKGTELEPVFNSLLIWGSSHLEKCYKKLIDPTTGEELEIGYYSKKTGKRAKSIQVKTVEYELQ
- a CDS encoding DUF4242 domain-containing protein, producing the protein MTLYLIEASLKGIISNKEELEQKVAALQEQLKQHSSELIEVQVSNDYARSFFIIEGADQKTAVEVLKSAGISADLVKDVRLVGKELDDVKSGKDVINYLVEWNLPEDLTMDQYLARKKKNSVHYEEVPEVVFSRTYVCEDMSKCLCFYDAPDEAAVKRAREAVKTPIDSITEIQSN
- a CDS encoding ABC transporter permease — translated: MNLTKKLMNFGIGMVILVIIWQVVIWLGGYQEALLPSPLSVGKAIIDLIIEGIIFVHLQVSLGRFAAGYLMAVFPAILLGMFLGRSPRVWQVIDPIVQVLRPVAPVAWSPFIVLWFGIGNMPAIAIIFIAAFFPVLLSTVAGVKKINPSYLKIAENLEIRNWELMYKFIFPAAFPAVVSGLRLALGTAWIFLVAGEMIGAQSGLGFLIVDSRNTLNLDYVLAGIIFIGVCGFLLDRMISVLERWVGKYYGMMA